gtaacctagtCTCCGCTCCAGTCAGCCAATATttgctgagtacagtaacctagtCTCCGCTCCAGTCAGCCAATATttgctgagtacagtaacctagtCTCCGCTCCAGTCAGCCAATATttgctgagtacagtaacctagtCTCCGCTCCAGTCAGCCAATATttgctgagtacagtaacctagtCTCCGCTCCAGTCAGCCAATATttgctgagtacagtaacctagtCTCCGCTCCAGTCAGCCAATATttgctgagtacagtaacctagtCTCCGCTCCAGTCAGCCAATATttgctgagtacagtaacctagtCTCCGCTCCAGTCAGCCAATATttgctgagtacagtaacctagtCTCCGCTCCAGTCAGCCAATATttgctgagtacagtaacctagtCTCCGCTCCAGTCAGCCAATATttgctgagtacagtaacctagtCTCCGCTCCAGTCAGCCAATATttgctgagtacagtaacctagtCTCCGCTCCAGTCAGCCAATATttgctgagtacagtaacctagtCTCCGCTCCAGTCAGCCAATATttgctgagtacagtaacctagtCTCCGCTCCAGTCAGCCAATATttgctgagtacagtaacctagtCTCCGCTCCAGTCAGACAATATttgctgagtacagtaacctagtCTCCGCTCCAGTCAGCCAATATttgctgagtacagtaacctagtCTCCGCTCCAGTCAGCCAATATttgctgagtacagtaacctagtCTCCGCTCCAGTCAGACAATATttgctgagtacagtaacctagtCTCCGCTCCAGTCAGACAATATttgctgagtacagtaacctagtCTCCGCTCCAGTCAGACAATATttgctgagtacagtaacctagtCTCCGCTCCAGTCAGACAATATttgctgagtacagtaacctagtCTCCGCTCCAGTCAGACAATATttgctgagtacagtaacctagtCTCCGCTCCAGTCAGACAATATttgctgagtacagtaacctagtCTCCGCTCCAGTCAGACAATATttgctgagtacagtaacctagtCTCCGCTCCAGTCAGACAATATttgctgagtacagtaacctagtCTCCGCTCCAGTCAGACAATATttgctgagtacagtaacctagtCTCCGCTCCAGTCAGACAATATttgctgagtacagtaacctagtCTCCGCTCCAGTCAGACAATATttgctgagtacagtaacctagtCTCCGCTCCAGTCAGACAATATTTGCTGAGGATCATTGACATTTAGAATTgtagatcatttttttttcatgtagtGCGCGAAGAAATCTGACGAGAGAGTCACACTTGTGGTCAGTTGTCACTTAAGGGAAGAGGGGAGAGGAGGGAAACAACTGGACATTTAGTCTAGACAATCTATCCTCAAGTCTCTTCGATGCccatgttatttaaaaaaaaaaaaaagcaacaacttgCAATGAATAAATCATTCACGTTTTTAACCTTACAATATGTTGTCAATTTGTGTGTTCTATCAGGTCGAGTGTTGCGTACACTATTTGAAGAGTTGGCAATTGGTCGTCCATTAGCCTTCTCCTGATAGCAGTTTCTATGAAGtataacggggggggggggggggggactggggTCTGTGCAAGTAAGGAGGGAGACAGGCGCAGGGGGGAATCATTGCCACACTTCTCAGTACATCTGTAATAACCCTTAAGAtaacttgtttgtgttgttgcaAAAGGCATAAAAGACTAGAACGGGTTGGTGGGGGGAGATAGGACGGAAGACCATGAGGACTTTATAGACAGCCATGTGCTATGTTTCCAGATAAAAACTAGACCTATCTCCCTTTCATGCAAGAAAACACACAAGAGTTATCGCTTCATTTCTCATAGATAactttgtatttcattttttttggcttagacaacacacacacacacacacctatatattcacacacacacacacgtctcTGAAgtcttattttaaaacaattaattgtcCTCCACTGTCAAAAGATTCTACTTTATTTCTCTTGGGTTTCTAGTCTCCTTGTCACGCTGAATggttgaattttaaaattaggATTTTAGCGCGTTACAGCCGTGACTGGTTGACAAATGTAACGGCATACAAAGATGGGGTCTTAACATTATCGGCTTCACGGCTCGTTATTAGGTCTATcagttaaaattaataatttaatttgtctAAGATAAATCCCgatgaattttaaaaagaccACTTTTACTTTGACTCTCAGTCATGAGATATCTCCAGACAGTCATAATTATATTCATGTCAGAAGAGTCAGAGGGAAAGAGTCAGAGAGTCagcaaatacaaaataatagttGGATCACGGAATGGAATATCTGGATTTACAGAGattaaaaatactaaataaattttGAATATCTTTTGAGATGGAGGATAGATTAATTAAACAACGCATATATTGAACTAATGAGCAACTTGCTCCACGCTTTGGAACTTTATGGCAAGCGTTTAGATCAATGTTTCAAACCAGTTAATGTTTCAaatgtcattttgtatttcCTTAGCCACTCGAGCATGTCTCTAGAGTCTATACCAACATATTTGTATCAAACTAATGCCGTTTAAAaccatataattttttattatattgttttgaatatataaataaacataaagcCGAAATATTCAGTGAagccaaaataaattattctgtttatatttaatttaaaaaaatctttgcatTTGTAAATGGCCATGTCACATCATTGTTTGATAGCCAGTGCCATGTATTGGCTGTGAAGCATGTAGTACACTGTCTATTGGTGCTTAGAGGTACTTCACGTGGGAAATATGCGTCCACATTTGAATTGTTACTAGATGAGTTCTGTATCTATAATAGCACAACAAACATACGGATTTGGAAATAGACGCTTGAATAGCAGATGACATTTATTtgacataaaatattaacataCTGGCAGGTCCAGCCATCAATGAATACAAGAAATTCtccaataataatacaataatatattAAGCACAATAAGCACATATCTGTTTATACTTCTTCCATTAAATCTGTATGCGTCCTCTCATTTCAAAATCATGCTAACTATTTGTTACAACTCACTGTATTGCACACACCCATAGGCTTCAAGAACATGGCGACAACTAATTTCTGACCATGTGGTCAACTCCCCAAAACGAGATTTCTTGCCAAcaatttcaaaatctttttttagggGAAGGGGCGTATGTCACATCATTGTTTGATAGCCAGTGACATGTATTGGCTGTGAAGCATGAGGTACACTTTCTATTAGTGCTTAGAGGTACTTCACGTGGGAAATATGTGTCGAATTCCGAATGTAAAATACACgataaaattttataattttattttgatatttctcCCTCATTAATTTGACGTATAACTTGGACATTGCTTAAATAATCACACTCCTTATGGACAGTCTTGCCTAAATAATCACACTCCTTAGAGACAGTCTTGCCTAAATAATCACACTCCTTAGGGACAGTCTTGCCTAAATAATCACACTCCTTAGGGACAGTCTTGCCTAAATAATCACACTCCTTAGAGACAGTATTGCCTAAATAATCACACTTCTTAGAGACAGTCTTGCCTAAATAATCACACTCCTTATGGACAGTCTTGCCTAAATAATCACACTCCTTAGGGACAGTCTTGCCTAAATAATCACACTCCTTAGAGACAATCTTGCCTAAATAATCACACTCCTTAGGGACAGTCTTGCCTAAATAATCACACTCCTTATGGACAGTCTTGCCTAAATAATCACACTCCTTATGGACAGTCTTGCCTAAATAATCACACTCCTTAGGGACAGTCTTGCCTAAATAATCACACTCCTTATGGACAGTCTCTTATAAAGATTTCTTTCCATTTTACATTACAACACAGTCTACGAAAGCCAATGAAACTTGGACTTTGTCTTTAACATAGAGaactgtagggcagatgatgtaaaagtcatctctttctgtggccaacggttaacgaggatgtcatgtggccaacggttaacgaggatgtcatgtgaccagaacaacatcaacaacctttacttttccccagctaatgtcagtaCCAATTAGATCTGCGTGGTCTcggaggcgccctaaaaatctcgaattaaaaaatccaagtctttaccagggttcaaacccggggCCCctgggttcggaagccaagcgctttactactcagccacgcCGCCTCCTTACACAGAGATACAGTTTCACTCATTGGAAATAATTCTTGAAaaacgtttttgtttttcttattgcaCAGAACACAGTCAATTAAGTCAGCGCACTTCTTGACTAACTAGGGAtttcaattcaatttttttaaaactctttataGTATAGCACAATTGtacgtaataaaaaaaacaaaggcagGTCAGATAAAGGTCAGTGAAGAGAAGGCCCCAAAGTATCGTGAGAGACAAAGAGGATGTATGTTTGAAACATGCTTTTAACAATGTTGACCAGAACTACATACAGCATGACTATATGACTAGTTTCTAAAGACTTACTACAGCATGACTATATGACTAGTTTCTAAAGACTTATTACAACGTGACTATATGACTAGTTTCTAAAGTTAATGTTATACTTAGCAAAGAAAAGctagtgtgtaaaaaaaaaatttcccacACAAAACTTTTATTAAATTACTACACAGATAGGACaactattttaaacaattatacaAAACTCATAGCTAACAAGCCAATCTAACATGAGGAACTtatcttttaatgttttctagACGATATGTTGTCATTTCTTTCACTcatttcccccctcccctcctcctAGAGTAGAAATGTTGTCGTAAGTAATGCACATATCTGTCACTTCCAGGATACACATTTTGGCGGGCCGCCACTGATAGCAGCGACGCTCATACATACAGCTCCAACTTgtctgcaattttttttctctcgagATTACTGCGTGCACTTTTGTACCCCAAGAGTCTCAGACCCGAAACCTGGGTGGCCCCTGGATGGCCCTGGGTAGCCCATGGTGGCCCCTGACTTCGAAACTGTCCATAAGTCTATCGTCGCAAGACTGTTACACTGTGGTGTCTGCctatgacatatatatatatatatatatatatatatatatatatatatatatatatatatatagatagatagatagatagatagatagatagatttgagTACTATAAACATATAGTCAGAGACTGGGGCAGGGAATGGGAGGCCTAGTCAATGTGATTTGTCTGGACCATCAACCAGTAAAGATGTGAGAACTGGCTGGACGAGCTAACACCTGTCGGCTGGGAACATTCAGAGGTCAAGTACAATCAGGAGGACCTAATGTCTTCAACAAGTGTTTTGTGTCTCtctccgtgtgtgtgtgttggcgagagagaaagaacgtgTGAATGTGATTTACCTTATTTGTTTGGGCTTtcgtaatgttgtttttttttttttttgtagcctgTTTTACAAGAAAACCATATTGTCTCGTGTTCACTAATCTCATTGACCACACTAATCTCATTGACCACACAAATCTCATTAAATCTCATTGACCACACAAATCTCATTGACCACACAAATCTCATTAAATCTCATTGACCACATAAATCTCATTGACCACATAAATCTCAATGACTACACAAATCTCATTGACCACATAAATCTCATTGACCACATAAATTTCATTGACCAAATAAATCTCATTGACCACATAAATCTCATTGACCACACAAATCTCATTGACCACATAAATCTCATTGACCACACAAATCTCATTGACCACACAAATCTCATTGACCACACAAATTTCATTGACCACACAAATCTCATTAAATCTCATTGACCACATAAATCTCATTGACCACATAAATCTCATTGACCACATAAAGTTCATTGACCACACAAATCTCATTGACCACATAAATCTCATTGACCACATAAATCTCATTGACCACATAAATCTCATTGACCACATAAATCTCATTGACCACATAAATCTCATTGACCACACACATCTCATTGACCACATAAATCTCATTGACCACATAAATCTCATTGACTACACAAATCTCATTGACCACATAAATCTCATTGACCACATAAATATCATTGACCACATAAATCTCATTGACCACATAAATCTCATTGACCACATTAATCTCATTGACCACACACATCTTATTGACCACATAAATCTCATTGACCACATAAATCTCATTGACCACATAAATCTCATTGACCACATAAATCTCATTGACCACACAAATCTCATTGACCACATTAATCTCATTGACCACATAAATCTCATTGACCACACAAATCTCATTGACCACATAAATCTCATTGACCACACAAATCTCATTGACCACACAAATCTCATTGACTACATAAATCTCATTTTCCACAGTCCCTAATGACtgaaaccctaaccctaatatTAATCTAAAGATGTTACAgagatgattttttaaaaccatcAACTGCTAGcaaactgaaaagaaaaagaacaagaaacaaaaatgtaggcAATTGAATTCATTTGGtgtcattttgtttcttttcttgaacaagGCAATGGGGCAGTCACCAAACACTATGTACTAAAACAGGTATGTCCAAGTAGTGATGCCTAGTACGAATGTTATCTGTTAAGACACTTCAAAAGTTCCGTACAGACAATCTCTAGTACGACGTCCCTTTTTACTACcagaataaatactttttttttccttaaaaaaaagtttaaataaacgAATGCATCAATTCAATTAATCAGCGATATGTGTGGGCTAGAGTGTGGGCAACAGTGAGTGAACTTAAGTGTGTGGATAAACGTGTGAGGTTAAAGTGTACAGACAAGACTGTGAAGACACAGGTGTGTGGACAAGAGTGTGTGGGTACAAGTGTGTGGACAAGAGTGTGTGGGTACAAGTGTGTGGACAAGAGTGTGTGGGTATAAGTGTGTTTTGACAAGAGTGTGTGGGTACAAATGTGTGGACAAGAGTGTGGGGGTACAAGTGTGTGGACAAGAGTGTGTGGGTACAAGTGTGTGGACAAGAGTGTGTGGGTACAAGTGTGTGGACAAGAGTGTGTGGGTACAAGTGTGTGGACAAGAGTGTGTGGGTATAAGTGTGTTTTGACAAGAGTGTGTGGGTACAAGTGTGTGGACAAGAGTGTGTGGGTATAAGTGTGTTTTAACAAGAGTGTGTGGGTACAAATGTGTGGACAAGAGTGTGTGGGTACAAGTGTGTGGACAAGAGTGTGTGGGTACAAGTGTGTGGACAAGAGTGTGTGGGTACAAGTGTGTGGACAAGAGTGTGTGGGTACAAGTGTGTGGACAAGAGTGTGGGGGTACAAGTGTGTGGACAAGAGTGTGGGGGTACAAGTGTGAGGACAAGAATGTTTGGGTACAAGTGTGAGGACAAGAGTGTGTGGGTACAAGTGCGTGGACAAGTGTGTGAGTTGAAAAGTGTGTGTGGACAAGTGTGTGTAGGTACAAGTGTGTGAACAAGAGTGTGTGGGTACAAGTGTGTGGACAAGAGTGTGTGGGTACAAGTGTGTGGACAAGAGTGTGTGGGTACAAGTGTGTGGACAAGAGTGTGTGGGTACAAGTGCGTGGACAAGTGTGTGAGTTGAAAAGTGTGTGTGGACAAATGTGTGTAGGTACAAGTGTGTggacaagtgtgtgtgtgtacaagtGTGTGTACAAGTGTGTGGACAAGAGTGTGAGTTGAAAAGTGTGTGTGGACAAATGTGTTGTGTGTACAAGTGTGTGGACAAGAGTGCGGTAAATATTATTAGATGGAAgtaattaaaagtacaacaaccaacacacttacacacacacaatcaccgtcaaactaaaatgtttatataacaattttttttctttctaaataaaagtttttgttgtttcatttattttttaagtataagTTTATTTTAGCCTTTCACCTCTAACCTCAAGTATAAACATATACTCTCTTATCGTTATGAGGCtaggaaattaaaaataaaaatgaaacacGATTTTGTTATTTGTTGTCGATTTACTAAAACTATTTAGCATAGGcctagccaggatttttttcgggggggggggatttccccTCCCCcgttaaaaatacaatatatatatatatatatatatatatataaatattgtcacagattacattatagaattgtttgtacatttcacttttgaaagtaatataagccctcgacatgagtctcgggatttaatcctcaaatttagacacttgtcattcaagtcaggatttacccaagggacttaattagtatgtttgaaatctattggttgatttgaatttaaacaaagacatttttgaaaagagttagcgccagagaattggcggtagtaagaaagtaaagtcagtcgataatattaagtccttgtagctagtcatgtttctaagagctctgtttgaaaagcctttgtaatatgttccatgctcattgatttgtaatttgtacataaattgtacttacgttgtatttaataaagttccagagttttgttttatcaaagcaTCATTAATTTGTGAGTCTAGATCGTCagttttgttaactattgaattcaaataaaatccccggcatcacaacacatcgtgacaTCTCACCACCAGAATGTTGTGACATatttggcactctccgactaacaaaagttcatggacaacttttaacgaaatttattcaagatctagatctgggaccaatttctaaactcttcaaaggaacttcattcttatttaacggaggacagaatttctgtgtttaacaggtcagttggttatcgataattcttttataaagattttcgttagagttacgtctaactcacgaaatctatttttatatgtaattggcaaaaggaataagaccaatatacataataactggcattataaaaagaccagtaaagcaaataactggcaatataaaagaccagtaaatcaaataactagcgttataaaaaagaccagtaaatcaaataactggcattataaaaaagaccagtaaagcaaataactggcaatataaaagaccagtaaatcaaataactggcattataaagaagaccagtaaataatcatttgtgcagcacaaagtaaacagaagaccagatttaaccaactgttaaaccagtaaaaagtacatcggctcaatagatctatatatcaatcatacgactccagtaactacaagtctactgtcaagaatttattagcaaattgaggcttcaagaactttgtcactagatctatattattattatatctgagataaagccaaaatccagatattgaacattttgctccaatacaagaaactaacaaaaaaattaaatatggcttccagttctagaacacaacgattcttcgaattaatagaatttgccaaagaaaagcaaatttcaaagccagaccagtgggcagagaaacaagaagagaaagaatatcaagagcaagaatctgaaaaacaaaggcaagaatctgaaaaacgcatgcaattagaagaaaaaaaattgcaagacgccgagaaacaaaggcaagaagccgagaaacaaaggcaacacgaaaaagaaaaaatggaattcgaaaggcaaaataaagaaaataaagaaagcattccaattcaaggtcactcaagtatgtttgacaaatacagattaatgaacaaaatatcggctttcaacgaaaacattgacaatatggactcgtatctcataagatttgaagaaatagctacaacatccggtctacctgaagcacattggtcgagctcactcctcacccttttgactggcaaagctgtcaacatttgctcacaactgtccatcaatgaacgcagcacttactctgatatcaaggaagctctactgcgccaatacggagcaacttcagccaactatagaaagaaattctataatgaaaggccacagcaaaatgatgatcctcaaatttttgtagctaatatgtcaatgtggtttgatagatgggtatccatggcaaaaatagaagaaagttaccaagctcttcgtcaacatattattatcgacaacatcacccatgctcactcagaagatattcaatcctacattatagagagaaatcctactgatatacagacattaaccaagatcatcagacaatatagagcagcctatccaaacaagtcagtcaaaccatctgttgaagaaaattttgtctgctttgctcaagacaaaaatgcaagatataagtcagatgacaaagtcaaatgcaacaaatgtcataaactagggcatttcacgtctcaatgccgcagcagaaccacagaatgttcattttgccataaaaagggtcaccaaactcatgaatgttggaaaaaacaggcagtctccaagaatcaaaattttgatagacccacatcaccaactcaaagatacagcaatagagagcaatacaatctcaacaaagcacctggaaacaataaaccagataacaaacctcgctacagaagtcattcacaggactccagaccacaatatatgccaaacagaagcccatataacagaagctattacaatgagcactcaactatgacagtcattgcaaagtccaatggtctcaaa
The DNA window shown above is from Biomphalaria glabrata chromosome 5, xgBioGlab47.1, whole genome shotgun sequence and carries:
- the LOC129926316 gene encoding homeobox-like protein HDP1, encoding MVLKNHLCNIFRLILGLGFQSLGTVENEIYVVNEICVVNEICVVNEIYVVNEICVVNEIYVVNEINVVNEICVVNEIYVVNEIYVVNEIYVVNEIYVVNKMCVVNEINVVNEIYVVNEIYVVNDIYVVNEIYVVNEICVVNEIYVVNEIYVVNEMCVVNEIYVVNEIYVVNEIYVVNEIYVVNEIYVVNEICVVNELYVVNEIYVVNEIYVVNEI